In Oryza sativa Japonica Group chromosome 2, ASM3414082v1, the following are encoded in one genomic region:
- the LOC107280014 gene encoding E3 ubiquitin-protein ligase APD2 yields the protein MAAAARCFVTLPAFCFLAPAALMLGYYYGSPELVVVGSGCSRLVETNPFIVQDIKARTEGGSLENGLVLYGMSVAPPLGIPAAWLEARRAVVPANSHMSIFFCESHMSPTYIF from the exons atggcggcagcggcgcgctgCTTTGTCACCCTCCCCGCCTTCTGTTTCTTGG CGCCGGCGGCGTTGATGTTGGGGTACTACTACGGCTCGCCGGAGCTAGTCGTCGTCGGCTCAGGTTGCTCGAGGCTCGTGGAGACGAACCCGTTCATTGTGCAGGACATCAAG GCGAGGACGGAGGGAGGGTCGCTGGAGAATGGGTTGGTGCTCTACGGGATGTCGGTCGCTCCGCCTCTCGGCATCCCAGCCGCTTGGTTGGAggctcgccgcgccgtcgtaCCAGCCAATTCCCacatgtcaatttttttttgtgaatcaCATATGAGtcctacatatattttttaa